A window of the Lolium perenne isolate Kyuss_39 chromosome 7, Kyuss_2.0, whole genome shotgun sequence genome harbors these coding sequences:
- the LOC127317260 gene encoding polyamine oxidase 1: MVQHMLRERKREMKPSTVIVLVLVVAVAQYASLSTAAGPKVIIVGAGMSGISAGKRLSEAGITDLLILEATDRIGGRIHKTKFAGVNVEMGANWVEGVNGDEMNPIWTMANSTGGLNLRTFRSDFDHLASNIYKQDGGLYEEKLVDKIIKRMEEVGESGSKLAGTLHHSGQQDMSVMAMQRLNDHMPSGPSTPVDMVVDYFEHDFEFAEPPRVTSLQNTQPLPTFDNFGDDVYFVADQRGYESVVYHVAGQYLRTDRKSGAIVDPRLKLNTVVREITYFPSGVAVRTEDGKVYRADYVVVSASLGVLQTDLIRFKPKLPSWKIVSIYQFDMAVYTKIFLKFPKRFWPEGPGTEFFLHASERRGYYPVWQQFEKQYPGSNVLLVTVTDDESRRIEQQPDSETMAEAVDVLRKMFPGEDVPDATEILVPRWWSNRFFKGTFSNWPIGVNRYEYDLIRAPVGRVYFTGEHTSEKYNGYVHGAYLAGIDSADILINCAKKKMCKYNVKGKNA, translated from the exons ATGGTTCAACACATGcttagagagagaaagagagagatgaaGCCCTCCACAGTCATAGTTCTGGTGCTCGTCGTTGCTGTAGCACAATATGCCTCTCTGTCCACCGCCGCCGGTCCCAAGGTCATCATCGTCGGCGCCGGCATGTCGG GGATCTCGGCTGGGAAGAGGCTGTCGGAGGCCGGGATAACCGATCTCCTAATCCTGGAGGCGACTGACCGCATCGGCGGCCgcatccacaagaccaagttcGCCGGGGTGAACGTAGAGATGGGAGCCAACTGGGTGGAGGGAGTGAACGGCGACGAGATGAACCCCATCTGGACCATGGCCAACAGCACCGGAGGCCTCAACCTCCGCACCTTCCGCTCCGACTTCGACCACCTCGCCAGCAACATCTACAAGCAAGA CGGTGGTCTCTACGAGGAGAAACTTGTCGACAAGATTATCAAGAGAATGGAGGAGGTGGGAGAGAGCGGCAGCAAGCTCGCCGGCACCTTGCACCACAGCGGCCAGCAGGACATGTCCGTCATGGCCATGCAACGCCTCAATGACCA TATGCCTAGCGGTCCATCGACGCCAGTGGACATGGTGGTGGACTACTTCGAGCACGATTTCGAGTTCGCGGAGCCGCCACGCGTGACGAGCTTGCAGAACACGCAGCCTCTCCCGACATTCGACAACTTCGGCGATGACGTCTACTTCGTGGCCGACCAACGCGGCTACGAGTCGGTTGTGTACCACGTCGCTGGGCAATACCTCAGGACCGACCGCAAGTCCGGCGCCATCGTCGACCCAAGGCTCAAGCTAAACACGGTGGTGCGCGAGATCACCTACTTCCCGAGCGGCGTCGCGGTCAGGACGGAGGACGGCAAGGTGTACCGGGCGGACTACGTCGTCGTCTCCGCCAGCCTCGGCGTCCTGCAGACCGACCTCATACGGTTCAAGCCGAAGCTGCCTTCTTGGAAGATTGTGTCCATCTACCAGTTCGACATGGCAGTGTACACCAAGATCTTCCTCAAGTTCCCCAAGAGGTTCTGGCCGGAGGGGCCTGGCACGGAGTTCTTCCTCCACGCCAGCGAGAGGAGAGGGTACTACCCGGTGTGGCAGCAGTTCGAGAAGCAGTACCCGGGGTCCAACGTGCTGCTGGTGACCGTCACCGACGACGAGTCGAGGAGGATCGAGCAGCAGCCTGACAGCGAGACCATGGCGGAGGCAGTGGACGTGCTAAGGAAGATGTTCCCCGGTGAGGATGTGCCGGACGCCACAGAGATCCTCGTGCCCAGGTGGTGGTCCAACAGGTTCTTCAAGGGCACCTTCTCTAACTGGCCCATTGGCGTCAACCGCTACGAATACGACCTCATCCGG GCTCCTGTTGGGCGGGTGTACTTCACCGGTGAGCATACCAGCGAAAAGTACAACGGCTATGTCCATGGAGCGTATCTTGCTG GTATTGATTCTGCTGACATCTTGATCAACTGTGCCAAGAAAAAGATGTGCAAGTACAATGTCAAGGGGAAGAATGCTTAA
- the LOC127317259 gene encoding uncharacterized protein: MEVTEKSGADLEEQEDKNQPSGHDQQPSFDARRFSPEAHVDSSTDALAAMANTFPPGLWNHPPGQGFGLGESNSSAMVNGHQFSSFLGMLSAAAVPAYSGAPSGFMDCGTGFPGLSGGNLGAMMDHTFPRNQPLGSFQNGREPSMEMGVDVGCNDASLTGDRQHGDAEGSHGADASNNELSKPECSGGASQDDRPSVSCAKKRKKPCQDRGVKQEKDDDDKGEPKRPIVASKKSNGKQAEESSDAPKQDYIHIRARSGQATNSHSLAERVRREKISERMKFLQDLVPGCSKVIGKAVMLDEIINYVQSLQRQVEFLSMKLSAVNPALDFNIERILSKDFFQSQGTASSAFGFLPDIGHQFLHPPKHSQAAFHSIVNSTDAFGRVTNPMQGTSSTFKEPTHQVPSNFDGEFHNVIATPFTLFNDQESNGKP, encoded by the exons ATGGAGGTGACCGAGAAGAGCGGCGCGGATTTGGAGGAACAGGAGGACAAGAACCAGCCCAGTGGGCACGACCAGCAGCCGAGCTTCGACGCACGCCGCTTCTCGCCGGAAGCTCATGTCGATTCGTCCACTGACGCGTTGGCCGCCATGGCCAACACGTTCCCTCCCGGCCTATGGAATCACCCGCCCGGGCAGGGCTTTGGGCTGGGGGAGAGCAACTCAAGCGCCATGGTGAATGGACATCAGTTCTCTTCATTTCTCGGGATGTTGTCGGCGGCAGCTGTGCCCGCGTACTCCGGCGCCCCGTCTGGGTTCATGGATTGCGGAACGGGCTTTCCTGGATTGAGTGGGGGTAATCTTGGAGCCATGATGGATCACACTTTCCCTAGGAACCAGCCTCTTGGTAGCTTCCAGAATGGTCGTGAGCCATCCATGGAGATGGGTGTGGACGTGGGCTGCAATGATGCATCGTTGACTGGTGATAGGCAGCATGGAGATGCAGAGGGTTCGCATGGTGCTGATGCCTCCAACAACGAGTTGAGCAAGCCAGAGTGCAGCGGCGGTGCTAGCCAGGATGACAGGCCTAGTGTGTCTTGTGCCAAGAAGAGGAAAAAACCATGCCAG GATCGTGGGGTCAAGCAGGAAAAAGATGATGACGATAAAGGTGAACCGAAGAGGCCTATTGTGGCATCCAAAAAGTCCAACGGGAAACAAGCCGAGGAAAGTTCTGATGCACCCAAGCAAGATTACATACATATAAGAGCTCGAAGTGGCCAGGCTACGAACAGCCATAGTCTTGCAGAAAGA GTTCGGAGGGAAAAGATTAGTGAAAGGATGAAGTTTCTTCAGGATCTTGTTCCTGGTTGTAGTAAA GTCATCGGTAAAGCTGTTATGCTGGATGAGATAATCAATTACGTTCAATCATTACAGCGGCAAGTTGAG TTTTTGTCGATGAAGCTTTCAGCTGTCAATCCAGCGCTGGACTTTAACATAGAACGCATTTTGTCCAAGGAT TTCTTTCAGTCTCAAGGAACTGCATCGTCTGCATTTGGCTTCTTACCAGACATCGGACATCAGTTTTTGCATCCACCAAAACATTCTCAAGCTGCGTTCCACAGCATTGTGAACTCTACTGATGCATTTGGAAGAGTAACAAATCCGATGCAAGGAACTAGCAGTACATTCAAAGAACCCACACATCAG GTGCCTAGTAATTTTGACGGAGAGTTCCACAACGTCATCGCGACACCCTTTACCCTTTTTAacgaccaagaatcaaatggtaaACCTTGA